A stretch of Saccharothrix texasensis DNA encodes these proteins:
- a CDS encoding cellulose binding domain-containing protein has protein sequence MSRKPALHALVAALVAALAFAAAQPAFSSAAPAAASPVRIMPLGDSITAGPGCWRAYLWDRLQKTGHTDIDFVGTQPGGGCPVPFDGDHEGHGGYAATGIAEQDQLPPWLAAARPDIVLMHLGTNDMWGNFRPIESVIAAYSKLVDQMRANNPDMKILVAKIIPMACPECTHVVALNNAIPGWAAARTTARSPITVVDQWTGFDTTTDTGDGVHPNDAGFRKMADRWYPALTAALGGTSPTTTTTTTTTTTTTTTTVPPVGACAATYRVVSQWSGGFQGEVTVRNNATTTTASWSATLTFAGGQQLTQAWNATAVQSGTTATARNLGWNGALPPAGSATFGFLASGTGTAATVGCTTG, from the coding sequence ATGTCCCGCAAACCTGCCCTGCACGCCCTTGTGGCGGCCCTCGTCGCGGCGCTGGCGTTCGCCGCGGCCCAGCCCGCGTTCTCCTCCGCCGCGCCGGCCGCCGCGAGCCCGGTGCGGATCATGCCGCTCGGCGACTCGATCACCGCCGGTCCCGGCTGCTGGCGCGCCTACCTGTGGGACCGCCTGCAGAAGACCGGCCACACCGACATCGACTTCGTCGGCACCCAGCCGGGCGGCGGGTGCCCGGTGCCGTTCGACGGCGACCACGAGGGCCACGGCGGCTACGCGGCCACCGGCATCGCGGAGCAGGACCAGCTGCCGCCCTGGTTGGCCGCGGCCCGTCCCGACATCGTGCTCATGCACCTGGGCACCAACGACATGTGGGGCAACTTCCGCCCCATCGAGTCCGTCATCGCCGCGTACTCCAAGCTCGTGGACCAGATGCGGGCGAACAACCCGGACATGAAGATCCTCGTCGCGAAGATCATTCCGATGGCCTGCCCAGAGTGCACGCACGTCGTCGCCCTGAACAACGCCATCCCCGGGTGGGCGGCGGCCAGGACGACCGCGCGGTCGCCGATCACCGTGGTCGACCAGTGGACCGGCTTCGACACGACCACCGACACCGGTGACGGGGTGCACCCGAACGACGCGGGCTTCCGCAAGATGGCCGACCGCTGGTACCCGGCCCTCACCGCCGCTCTCGGCGGCACATCACCGACCACCACCACGACCACGACCACGACCACGACCACGACGACGACCACGGTCCCGCCCGTTGGCGCCTGCGCCGCGACCTACCGCGTGGTCAGCCAGTGGAGCGGTGGTTTCCAGGGCGAGGTGACCGTGCGCAACAACGCCACGACGACGACCGCGAGCTGGTCGGCCACGCTCACCTTCGCCGGCGGCCAGCAGCTCACCCAGGCGTGGAACGCCACCGCCGTGCAGAGCGGGACGACGGCGACCGCGCGGAACCTGGGCTGGAACGGCGCCCTGCCGCCGGCCGGGTCGGCGACCTTCGGCTTCCTCGCGAGCGGAACCGGCACGGCCGCGACGGTCGGCTGCACGACGGGCTGA
- a CDS encoding ABC transporter permease, whose amino-acid sequence MAQKEPRRAALSATHSVLVRVAAVLVLLATWEALVLAGFWPPAVLPGPVQVWDQLLAASDSGNGQGGYAGSTVVERLGVSLRRVGYGSAYGILVGVGLGLLMGLVPLIRAVAEPFVTFLRALPPLAYLSLLVIWFGIDEEPKVYLLVIAAFPPVAVATAAAVTGVNRQYVEAAHALGAGRLGVVGTVVLPASAPEILTGVRLAVGVAYSSVVAAETVNGADGIGGMVLNAQRYNQTAVVLLGLVVIGVTGLLIDTAILALQRAVSPWRGRA is encoded by the coding sequence ATGGCGCAGAAAGAACCGCGGCGCGCCGCGTTGTCCGCCACGCACTCGGTCCTGGTGCGCGTGGCGGCGGTGCTCGTGCTGCTCGCGACGTGGGAGGCGCTCGTCCTGGCGGGGTTCTGGCCGCCGGCCGTCCTGCCCGGACCGGTCCAGGTGTGGGACCAGTTGCTCGCCGCCTCCGACAGCGGCAACGGCCAGGGCGGGTACGCGGGCTCCACCGTGGTCGAACGGCTCGGCGTCAGCCTGCGGCGGGTCGGTTACGGCTCCGCCTACGGCATCCTCGTCGGCGTGGGGCTCGGCCTGCTGATGGGCCTGGTCCCGCTGATCCGCGCGGTGGCCGAGCCGTTCGTGACGTTCCTGCGCGCCCTGCCGCCGCTGGCCTACCTGAGCCTGCTGGTCATCTGGTTCGGCATCGACGAGGAACCCAAGGTCTACCTGCTCGTCATAGCCGCCTTCCCGCCGGTCGCGGTCGCCACCGCGGCCGCCGTGACCGGCGTGAACAGGCAGTACGTGGAGGCCGCCCACGCGCTCGGCGCCGGCCGGCTCGGCGTGGTCGGCACGGTGGTGCTGCCCGCGTCCGCGCCCGAGATCCTCACCGGCGTCCGGCTGGCCGTGGGCGTGGCCTACAGCTCCGTCGTGGCCGCCGAGACCGTCAACGGCGCGGACGGCATCGGGGGCATGGTCCTCAACGCCCAGCGCTACAACCAGACCGCGGTCGTCCTGCTCGGACTCGTCGTCATCGGCGTGACCGGGCTGCTCATCGACACCGCCATCCTCGCGCTGCAACGCGCCGTCTCGCCGTGGCGCGGACGGGCCTGA
- a CDS encoding glycine betaine ABC transporter substrate-binding protein, with amino-acid sequence MSVTRRSVLSLLAAAPVLAACGVGGSSPAKPGERQVRIAYQNFADSTLLVKDQGVLEKALPDHRITWTSFDSGASINTAFLGGAIDLAVIGSSPAAAGLCPPLNIPYQVVELLNVIGDSEALVVREASGITDIRGLVGRKVAAPFGSTAHYSLLAAFQQAGVDPASVTLVDLEPQNIQAAWQRGDIDGAYVWTPVLSVLQQDGLTLTDSARLAAAGKPTLTFTVARTEFVERDGDVLDQWLAATDAAIKKIKDEPRVVAEAVSRQIGASVDDALSQLKQNIYVDHAEQRGPGYFGVADAPGALAEQLRATAEFLHGQRKVDSVPDVAAFRAALRTPRA; translated from the coding sequence ATGTCCGTCACGCGCAGATCGGTCCTGTCCCTGCTCGCCGCCGCCCCGGTGCTGGCCGCGTGCGGGGTCGGCGGCTCGTCCCCGGCGAAGCCCGGTGAGCGGCAGGTCCGCATCGCCTACCAGAACTTCGCCGACAGCACGCTGCTGGTGAAGGACCAGGGCGTGCTGGAGAAGGCGCTGCCCGACCACCGGATCACCTGGACGTCGTTCGACTCCGGCGCGAGCATCAACACCGCGTTCCTGGGCGGAGCCATCGACCTCGCGGTCATCGGCAGCAGCCCCGCCGCGGCCGGGTTGTGCCCGCCGCTGAACATCCCGTACCAGGTGGTCGAGCTGCTCAACGTGATCGGCGACAGCGAAGCCCTGGTGGTGCGCGAGGCCAGTGGGATCACCGACATCAGGGGGCTGGTCGGCCGCAAGGTCGCCGCCCCGTTCGGCTCCACCGCGCACTACAGCCTCCTGGCCGCCTTCCAGCAGGCCGGCGTCGACCCGGCGTCGGTGACCTTGGTCGACCTGGAGCCGCAGAACATCCAGGCCGCCTGGCAGCGCGGTGACATCGACGGCGCGTACGTGTGGACGCCCGTCCTCAGCGTGCTCCAGCAGGACGGCCTGACCCTCACCGACAGCGCCCGGCTGGCCGCCGCCGGCAAGCCGACGCTGACGTTCACCGTCGCGCGCACGGAGTTCGTCGAGCGCGACGGCGACGTCCTGGACCAGTGGCTGGCCGCCACCGACGCCGCCATCAAGAAGATCAAGGACGAGCCCCGCGTGGTCGCCGAGGCCGTGTCGCGGCAGATCGGCGCGAGCGTGGACGACGCGTTGTCCCAGCTGAAGCAGAACATCTACGTCGACCACGCCGAACAACGCGGTCCCGGGTACTTCGGCGTCGCCGACGCGCCGGGCGCGCTCGCCGAGCAGCTGCGGGCCACCGCCGAGTTCCTGCACGGTCAGCGGAAGGTGGACTCGGTGCCCGACGTGGCGGCGTTCCGCGCGGCCCTGCGGACGCCCCGTGCGTGA
- a CDS encoding nuclear transport factor 2 family protein, protein MTTVTPELVAAAYAALLTGDRAKIAEYWSEDLRFHAPGQHRFAGWHEGLDSFLDYLAGVHVASGGTWQTDVLHSVIGGDHSVELVRVHAVRAGAKPDSTSPFDVLEITGAQISRWEDGKVVEGTAGYFGDGATNANQWWSPIGPNGERRDV, encoded by the coding sequence ATGACCACCGTGACGCCCGAACTCGTCGCTGCGGCGTACGCCGCCCTGCTGACCGGCGACCGGGCCAAGATCGCCGAGTACTGGTCCGAGGACCTGCGCTTCCACGCGCCGGGACAGCACAGGTTCGCCGGGTGGCACGAAGGGCTCGACTCCTTCCTCGACTACCTCGCCGGCGTCCACGTGGCGTCGGGCGGCACGTGGCAGACCGACGTCCTGCACTCGGTCATCGGCGGCGACCACTCCGTGGAGCTGGTGCGGGTGCACGCCGTGCGCGCCGGCGCGAAGCCGGACAGCACGTCGCCGTTCGACGTCCTGGAGATCACCGGCGCGCAGATCAGCCGGTGGGAGGACGGGAAGGTCGTCGAGGGCACCGCCGGTTACTTCGGCGACGGCGCGACCAACGCCAACCAGTGGTGGTCGCCGATCGGCCCGAACGGCGAACGCCGCGACGTCTGA